In the genome of Vespa crabro chromosome 17, iyVesCrab1.2, whole genome shotgun sequence, one region contains:
- the LOC124429985 gene encoding uncharacterized protein LOC124429985: MQTLRKKNSPCKFKNEPTRFLGEGVSFKAKLIGILEVSEARGDRMCQAALADLKMAIRAAGEHKQRIAVQVSIDGLRLRDEKTSECLYHHPVHKISFIAQDMSDSRAFGYIFGSPDTGHRFFGIKTDKAASQVVIAMRDLFQVVFELKKKEIELAKQHIEQNAINAIKFHTGGMFVEPAPDTKGAAGTESSIHRTRITNSETEKTAERKNENQSGVIADLLDLQFELNSLQQGIHQMDKITPEQPGPAADDLFESDPFGDSFANMKLKDTVQPILPPPPSSSKRGHLERQQTVPAPTTSATSSPAATLYSKTPPPQDTMHWFDKETENLFNDGELTSLTKSSTVKKDQDETSLNTTPRSSQAKSPQIDVFTELDPLGTGLIKPYVDKKDFFQHLKNPPKKVLKDLVTTNSTDTFPTNFNLTSDTPDSIKLQNDLPLKESDRHEEGNFANFDRFDENEAMQSSILPKSDSPQKKDIVSRATHHQPLSVSLPPEETPTKSTFAVISTVNAAPAGGMASVASRIDKDSAESIQPLVKLPSPKKYLQSVRKRELDMDVLPSGKSQPIEKSFPVDFSATSDSPASPLRLCSSDANSRLSSSSAELDLVPEPPPRGAGSIMINPPPLPPKKQAARGAIKPPPRPPYTEGHFHYDFIEREEASPSPTKSRESNKSPSRDTTKGQFDDNFSPPSARTDLISTMTTSAFEDSFSTMIPTTNLSTYFTSTGTPATTKLKPKPSLDITLSQLTSANLDELAGSLGMTVQELTSLTLQQLTECLANLSSKESLTESNKEEEEEATIRPKVEEFVTKPSTTCKITETSFVSSEPLFKANFEEEQEPMKKQEEEPPIYDKYAVFRELLEMEQMQVESKEETNDEDIMTDTESKEPEERKESKDEIRGEFTAEAIVAMANLTVKLPPSIEELTKEEIREEEIEETNGIEADKPIDAIEDIDEMKDDAIDVSLSLQATKKMELEIEVETDGDIEVDIEEDMIEDTTMIGNRDRGETLSDKGSEANGVSDKIMPESTEDINRSSVTEKTEIRLSTSTSSDKYAALREIIGETERLSKQREEETNSRRESPVVQSSASKNLAEAELLSLFSDNLPAVPSSPKRSVKKKEDVLKTVAMDIFEEIKMLNTGTHRAKVIGIAGFEDVFCPFSEDNKENDREDSKEDGNWAKFETSMLGSDRSSCEGARSVGGGTSPWSPDGKDFHRDIIPFKSVSSTSGGIHRHSGDSDNEWKDEEESEESNNGRGGLDGGRFWCGRHPRFDAAEFDERSFYEEASSTLDNRTDKRERSFRGRAVRKSRGLWAKNVGHRSRDPSRWHEKSQWEEVPRRYPHRKLPYKENDDHYDVHDHLSRFWKCRSKSQRWNWIPDDAYYDEERRRKMTERKLTLLWNEEDRFGSEESVGFEDDDRWARRKYERRRWDEEFGRFWNRRSSPPLDGVEYPSKEGYYYYRESRERPHDYTDTWDEEEYGPERAGDDSGRYNTAGRKRHWPKRPNSANEGRNTEYGEMVYADARNKFGTSRSECSDNDSDPYLRPSQRSRSRESYRGSDQKYDSWPERPYWSEGPDVKSETLHRKRVTRHKAARQVQAKTQSPFEDDFAQSIEQIESPASETLTPAEPRVRPEIGESKRELVERPPPSPSSASRLSTKEAHPRRDMQREYNKRSTFFEDDLTPTTTSNTSDRRRLSSDLKATPEEIPPDAKDPHRSIDGFVSEDSARDSFFNGDLRFNDDDAFTFKSELEDSVPERCTTTLPLKNTRQNKYAASNSNNKGRPSDQYIRKSESVNIFIREEDPFDDDDFFN, from the exons ATGCAGACCTTACGGAAGAAAAACAGCCCGTGCAAGT ttaAGAACGAGCCAACACGGTTCCTCGGGGAAGGTGTTTCGTTCAAGGCGAAGCTGATCGGTATATTGGAAGTGTCCGAAGCACGTGGCGATCGAATGTGTCAAGCAGCATTGGCGGATTTAAAAATGGCGATTCGTGCAGCCGGTGAACATAAGCAAAGGATTGCTGTGCAGGTCAGCATCGATGGACTTCGTTTGAGGGATGAAAAAACGAGT GAATGTTTGTACCATCATCCCGTGCACAAGATATCTTTCATCGCTCAAGACATGAGCGATTCCAGAGCATTCGGTTACATATTTGGATCACCGGACACGGGACACAGATTTTTTGGTATCAAGACGGATAAAGCAGCGAGTCAG GTGGTCATAGCGATGAGAGATCTCTTTCAAGTCGTGTTCGAgctgaagaaaaaggaaatcgaATTGGCGAAGCAACACATCGAACAAAATGCCATCAACGCTATCAAGTTTCATACCGGTGGCATGTTTGTTGAACCAGCACCCGATACCAAA GGCGCAGCTGGAACTGAATCATCGATTCATCGTACTAGAATAACAAATTCCGAAACGGAGAAAACGgccgagagaaaaaatgaaaatcaaagTGGTGTTATCGCCGATTTGTTAGATCTACAATTCGAATTGAATTCATTGCAACAGGGAATACATCAGATGGATAAAATAACACCTGAACAACCTGGACCAGCCGCGGATGATTTATTTGAAAGCGATCCATTCGGCGATTCTTTTGCGAACATGAAA TTAAAAGATACCGTACAACCTATTTTACCGCCACCACCGTCCTCCTCAAAAAGAGGTCATTTGGAACGACAACAAACCGTTCCAGCTCCGACAACATCGGCGACGTCCAGTCCAGCCGCGACATTGTACAGCAAAACACCGCCTCCTCAAGACACGATGCATTGGTTCGATAAGGAAACAGAAAATCTTTTCAACGATGGAGAATTAACGAGCTTAACGAAAAGTTCTACCGTGAAAAAAGATCAAGACGAA ACATCATTGAATACAACCCCGAGAAGTAGCCAAGCGAAAAGTCCGCAGATAGACGTATTCACGGAACTGGATCCCCTAGGTACTGGCCTGATAAAGCCTTACGTCGATAAGAAAGACTTCTTCCAACATCTGAAAAATCCTCCAAAAAAGGTGCTTAAAGATTTAGTAACGACCAATTCGACGGATACGTTTCCAACGAATTTCAATCTAACGTCGGATACCCCGGACTCTATAAAATTACAGAATGATTTACCTTTGAAGGAAAGTGATCGCCACGAAGAGGGCAATTTCGcgaatttcgatcgatttgatGAGAACGAGGCCATGCAGTCGTCCATCCTACCGAAGTCCGACTCGCcgcaaaagaaagatattgtaTCAAGGGCGACTCATCACCAACCATTGTCAGTGTCCCTACCGCCTGAAGAGACGCCTACCAAGAGTACGTTCGCTGTTATATCTACCGTAAACGCGGCACCTGCCGGTGGAATGGCAAGCGTTGCCAGCAGAATTGACAAGGATTCTGCCGAATCTATTCAGCCGTTGGTCAAATTGCCAAGCCCAAAGAAATACTTGCAATccgttagaaaaagagaactcgACATGGATGTATTACCGAGTGGTAAATCGCAACCCATAGAGAAATCATTTCCAGTTGATTTCTCGGCTACGAGCGATTCACCGGCGTCCCCATTGAGATTATGTTCCTCCGACGCAAACTCAAGATTGTCCAGTTCTAGTGCGGAATTAGATCTCGTTCCTGAACCACCGCCAAGGGGCGCTGGAAGTATAATGATCAATCCGCCGCCTTTGCCACCGAAGAAACAAGCTGCCAGAGGTGCCATAAAACCACCGCCCAGACCACCGTACACCGAAGGTCACTTTCACTACGACTTCATCGAACGCGAGGAAGCTTCGCCTTCTCCTACTAAAAGCAGAGAAAGCAACAAAAGTCCATCGAGAGATACGACGAAGGGTCAGTTCGACGATAATTTCAGTCCACCGTCAGCCAGGACGGATTTGATATCTACAATGACGACCTCCGCCTTCGAGGATTCGTTTAGTACGATGATACCCACGACGAATTTGTCGACGTACTTTACCTCGACCGGTACGCCTGCCACAACGAAATTGAAGCCAAAACCATCATTGGACATAACCCTCAGTCAATTAACATCAGCGAATTTGGACGAATTAGCGGGCAGTCTTGGTATGACTGTACAAGAATTAACGAGCTTGACGTTGCAACAGCTTACCGAATGCCTGGCAAATCTATCGAGCAAGGAATCATTGACAGAATCGAataaggaagaggaagaagaagcgaCGATTCGACCGAAAGTAGAAGAATTCGTAACAAAACCGTCAACCACTTGTAAAATCACTGAAACGAGTTTCGTAAGTAGCGAGCCACTTTTCAAAGCAAATTTCGAAGAGGAACAGGAACCAATGAAAAAGCAAGAAGAGGAACCACCGATCTACGACAAGTATGCCGTTTTTAGGGAATTACTTGAGATGGAACAGATGCAGGTTGAATCGAAGGAGGAGACGAACGACGAGGACATTATGACGGATACCGAAAGCAAGGAACCAGAGGAACGAAAAGAATCTAAAGATGAGATTCGAGGTGAATTTACGGCTGAAGCGATCGTAGCTATGGCCAATTTGACCGTCAAGTTACCACCGAGTATAGAGGAATTAACGAAGGAAGAAATCAGGGAGGAGGAAATCGAAGAAACTAACGGAATCGAGGCCGATAAACCGATCGACGCGATTGAAGATATCGACGAGATGAAAGACGATGCGATCGATGTATCGTTGAGCTTGCAGGCAACTAAAAAGATGGAATTAGAAATAGAGGTAGAAACTGACGGGGATATCGAGGTGGATATAGAGGAAGATATGATCGAAGATACGACTATGATAGGTAATCGGGATAGAGGAGAGACTCTGTCGGATAAGGGTAGCGAAGCAAATGGCGTTTCGGACAAGATCATGCCCGAAAGTACTGAGGACATTAATAGATCTTCCGTCACGGAGAAAACGGAGATAAGATTGTCAACGTCTACGTCGAGCGACAAATACGCGGcattaagagaaataataggaGAGACGGAAAGATTGAGCAAACAAAGGGAAGAGGAAACCAACTCTAGACGCGAATCCCCGGTAGTACAATCGTCGGCGAGTAAGAATTTAGCCGAGGCCGAACTCTTGAGTTTATTTTCGGACAATTTGCCGGCCGTACCGTCGAGCCCAAAGAGATCTgttaagaaaaaggaggacGTCCTGAAAACAGTCGCTATGGATATTttcgaagagataaaaatgcTTAATACAGGAACGCATAGGGCGAAGGTGATCGGCATCGCCGGATTCGAGGATGTATTTTGTCCCTTTTCCGAGGATAATAAGGAGAACGATCGTGAGGACAGCAAGGAAGATGGGAATTGGGCCAAGTTCGAGACGAGCATGCTCGGTTCGGACAGATCGTCTTGCGAAGGAGCACGTTCTGTGGGCGGTGGTACGTCGCCTTGGTCGCCCGACGGCAAAGATTTTCACCGTGACATAATACCATTCAAATCTGTCTCCTCTACGAGCGGCGGTATTCATAGACACTCGGGCGACAGCGACAACGAGTGGAAGGACGAGGAAGAGAGCGAAGAGAGTAACAATGGCAGGGGAGGTCTGGACGGAGGAAGATTTTGGTGCGGAAGACATCCGAGATTCGATGCGGCCGAATTCGACGAGAGATCATTTTACGAGGAAGCCTCGAGCACGTTGGATAATAGAACCGACAAAAGGGAACGAAGCTTTCGCGGACGAGCTGTTAGAAAATCGCGCGGTCTTTGGGCAAAAAATGTTGGTCACAGATCGCGAGATCCGTCGCGCTGGCACGAGAAATCCCAATGGGAGGAAGTGCCGAGGCGTTATCCTCATAGAAAGTTACCTTACAAAGAGAACGACGATCATTATGACGTTCACGATCACTTGTCGCGATTTTGGAAATGCAGGTCGAAATCTCAACGATGGAATTGGATACCCGACGACGCTTATTACGACGAGGAACGTAGAAGAAAGATGACGGAGAGAAAGTTGACCCTGTTGTGGAACGAAGAGGATAGATTTGGTAGCGAAGAGAGCGTTGGTTTCGAGGACGACGACAGATGGGCCAGACGTAAGTACGAAAGAAGACGATGGGACGAGGAGTTTGGTAGATTTTGGAATAGACGAAGTAGTCCTCCGTTGGATGGCGTTGAATACCCATCCAAGgaaggttattattattatcgggaGAGTAGGGAAAGGCCTCACGATTATACGGATACGTGGGACGAGGAGGAGTACGGACCAGAACGTGCCGGGGACGATTCAGGCAGATACAATACGGCCGGTAGGAAGAGACATTGGCCGAAGAGGCCGAACAGTGCTAATGAAGGCCGTAATACCGAGTACGGTGAAATGGTTTATGCCGATGCGAGAAACAAGTTTGGTACGTCCAGATCAGAATGCAGCGACAATGATTCGGATCCTTATTTAAGGCCATCGCAGAGATCGAGAAGTCGCGAAAGTTATAGGGGTAGCGATCAGAAATACGACAGCTGGCCGGAGAGACCGTATTGGTCGGAGGGCCCAGACGTTAAGAGCGAGACGTTACATCGTAAAAGAGTAACAAGGCATAAGGCCGCACGACAGGTACAAGCTAAAACTCAGAGTCCTTTCGAGGATGATTTCGCACAGAGTATCGAACAGATTGAATCACCGGCCAGTGAAACATTGACGCCGGCCGAGCCGCGCGTTCGTCCAGAGATCGGTGAATCAAAAAGAGAATTGGTCGAACGTCCACCTCCGAGTCCTTCCTCGGCCAGTCGATTATCAACCAAGGAAGCTCATCCACGTAGAGATATGCAACGGGAGTATAACAAACGGTCGACCTTTTTCGAAGATGATCTAACGCCTACTACGACGAGCAATACCTCCGATCGACGTAGATTATCATCGGATTTGAAAGCTACGCCCGAAGAAATTCCACCGGACGCGAAGGATCCTCATAGATCGATAGATGGTTTCGTTTCGGAGGACAGTGCTCGAGATTCTTTCTTCAACGGTGATCTTAGgttcaacgacgacgatgcatTCACCTTCAAATCCGAATTAGAGGACAGCGTGCCCGAACGTTGTACCACTACATTGCCATTGAAAAACACCAGGCAGAACAAATACGCTGCCtccaacagtaacaacaaagGTAGACCTTCCGATCAGTATATAAGGAAATCTGAATCTGTAAACATCTTTATACGCGAGGAAGATCcgttcgacgacgacgattttTTCAATTGA